The Marivirga salinae DNA window TATTGTAATATAAGTTTTTATAATTAAATGGTTGCCAAATTAAAGGCTGTCTCGACTACGGAAAATCTAGTTTTGTCGCTGTTATCGTAATTCTTGACGATTAAAGATAACTTACATATATTTTATTGGTTTATTTCAATATTATGATAGTATATTTGTTATTAGCTTACATTGAAAAGGAACCATTATGAAGAGATTCTACACAATACTTACAGTTATTTCAATCAGTTTATTTTCCCCAATAATCGTATTCAGTCAAGCTGGTCCTGCAGGGGTTGATACTAATCTCCAACTTTGGTTGAGGGGAGATCGTGGGTTAGTATCCAGTGATGGTTCAGTAAGCGAATGGCAAGATCAGAGTGGTAATGCAAATGATTTCACCCAAGTTACAACTACAGGACAACCATCTGTTTTTCCATCTACCCCTGGGCTGAATGGATTGACTTCACTTGATTTTGATGGTAGTGATGACTTTCTTTCTGATGAGGATGGAGAGAATTATATCAATGGAAACTCTGCCTTTTCTTTATTTATAGTAATACAGTCAGATATTTCGGGCACTGATAATGGATTTCTTCGAACATCACCTAACAATAACAATGATGAATTTTTTTCCCTTAGATATGATGCTAGCGGTGCAAATGGTGGTGGGTCCAATGTTTTAAAAGCGGGTGTTAGTAATAGAAATGTAGAAACTTCATCTGGAAGACAAAGTACTGCTGCTCAATTTTTAGGACTTCAATGGCAAGCTGCAACAGATGCTGAAATATATATCAATGATTTGGAAGATTCTCCCGCCACAGCAGATAATGGCACTGCTTCTGCAACCTCTCCCATAAGTGGAGCGGATTTCGTTTATTTAGGAAATGGACCAAAGAATTTCTGGAATGGTAAGATTGCTGAAGTAATTTTTTTTACCAGAAAAATTGATCCTTTAGAAAGAATTCTTGTACAAAATTATCTTTCATCAAAATATAATATCGCATTCTCAACAGCTTCTAATGATAAATATAATGGTGACGAAGCAAGCCAAGGAGATTATGATTTCGGTGTTATTGGTTTAGCAAATGACGGAATTAATCCGAAGAGAAGCACTGCGCAAGCTGATGGGCTCAGTTTGACAGAAAACGGAACTACATTAAGCAATGGAGATTATATTTTTGCAGGCTACAAATTAGTGAATAATGTTGTTAACGATTCTGATTTGGGAGGTGTTACTGGATTACAGGCAAGGTGGTTTCGTGATTGGTATTTTGATATTACTGATAGTGATAATAGCAGTAGAACAGATTTCACTTTCGATATTGAAGATGCAGGTTTTGTTACACAAGATCTTTCTTCTGCCTCAGCAGCAGATTACATACTATTATTTAGAAGTGGTACTTCAGGAAGTTGGACAGAGGTTTCAACAGCCTCTTCATTTAGTAATACGAATAATTCTATTACTTTCAATAATATCGATCCTCAGGAAGGGTATTATACTTTAGGGACAAAAAATAATGAAACTAGCTCAATCGGTCCTAATCCGCCAGAAACTTGGTATAGCTATAAATCAGGTGACTGGGATGATCCTAACACATGGACATTAGATGGTTCAAATTCACCATTGTTGGTAAATCCAGGTAATAATATTCCTTCTACCGATGATAATGTGGTGATTACCTTGGGTAAAACGGTAAACATTCAGGAAGGCGCTAATTCAGGTCAAAATAATATTTCGATAAATGGAATTGAAGTAATTGGCAGATTAAATCTAACATCTTCCACAGGGCATAACTTCACTACAATCAAAGGAAATGGTCGAATAAGAATGCAAGGAGATGTTTCGGGAATTGATAATTTTCCTGCTGGAGATGCCTCATTATTTGCTGATGCCAATGCTGGTGGAACCTTGGAAATTTATGGTTCTGGGATTGACTTGACTACGGGAAGGACTTTCAATAATATCGATATTAATATGAGTACCTCAACAGACATTGTAACCTTACTCAGTGATTATACCTTAAATGGAAGCTTAACTATTAACCAGGGTGATTTTAGAATTAATAATACTAGTAGTACAACTCGTCTGTCTTTACTAATCAAAGAAAATGTGTTGGTACAAAGTACAGCTTCTATAAGTGTCGGTACAGCCAATGCTTACGATGGGGGAGCTTCATATTATGACAGATGGCACAAAATGGATGTACAAGGTGATTTTACCAATAATGGTAGTGTTCGCTTGACTAATCTTTCAATACCAGATTATGCAAATCCTGCAGCCAACGGTGCTGTAACTTTGTCTTTTTCAGCACTCAATAACAGCACATTTTTCTGTGGAGGCACTACAGATCTGTATAATTTAGTCTTGAATAAGGGCACTGATGATACTTATATATTAACTGTAAATGCTTCGGATAAAAGTCATTTCGGATTATTCGGTGTTAACAACAATGGTTTTGCTACAACTAATCCTACTGCACTTTCCAATAAAGCACTCTGGTTAGCAAATGGAACACTTAGGTTAAAAGGTAAAACTCATATTCCTTCACTTACTGAAGGAGGAAATGATTTCCCGATAGGTGGTAGTGCTAGGCTCTGGTTAGATGATCCAGATGTCTTTGTTAGCGCTACTGCGAATGAAAGTAATAGCTGGACTGGTTTCTCTCACGGGGCTCCTATAACAGTAAATAATGGAGGTGGTAATCAAGGACTTTATTTATATGGAAAATTGCAGGTGGATGCGGGTAAATTTTTATTAGGTGAGGCTGAAGCCATTAACTTTAGGGATGAAGCATCTGGTCAAATAATAGTAAATGGAGGTGAACTGGAAGCTACCCAAATTGCTATCAGTAGTTTTGCTACTACAGGAACTTATTCTTTTATCCAAAGTGGAGGTGTTGTTAGGATAAACGAAAGGTTTAGAGGTGGAGACAATAGTAGGTATAGCTTGCATTTAGCAGATCCAAATATGGTGGTAAATTTAAGTGGAGGGGAAATTATTATACAGGATAGAACTAATTTAGGTGGTCTGACTATAGACAGCGATCCTAATAATATCTCAGTAACTGGTGGTTTGTTGACAATAGATGATCGTAATGGTATAAATGAAATAATAACCATTAATTCTACAGCTCCTTTCTATAATTTTATATTAAAAGATCAAAACGTAACACTTGATAATAATTTTACAATTATAAATGATTTCACCCTTAACAATAACATAAATGGTGATGCAGATATCTTTAATACATTAGATTTCAATGTCACGGTAGGAGGGGATTTCGTGATCAATTCAGGCGCCACCTATAATAATGGAGCTAATAGTATTTTGACCATAAATGGGGGGAATGATGCAACAATTGAAATTAATACTGGAGCAACACAATCAATTAGTAATCTTACCATAAATAAAGGGCCTCTCAATGACTTGGTTGTTACAAATGGTGCTGCTTCCGCTTTAAATATTCCAGGCAATTTCAGGCTTGAAAACGGTAATTTTCTTTTGAGTACTTTCAATACAGAAATTGCCGGTAATGTGTACTTAGCAGATACTGTTAGCAGTTTAACCGAGACTGGAAAATTGATTCTTAATGGATCTGTTTTACAGACCATTACATCTGAACAAGGTGTTGTTCATAACTTGGACTTGGATAATAACGCAAATTTATCCTTGGCTGGCGGAGAACTCGTGATAAGAAAAACCCTTTCGCTTATTAATGGTGTATTGGATATTAATCAATATAGACTAAGGCTTGCAGGACCGGATGCTTCCATTTCTGTAACTAACCCCGGTACTACAAGAATGATTGAAACCTCAGGTTTATCTTCTGATAGAGGTGTAGCATTATATGCAGATGCGAATGAAATCATTACTTTTCCTTTTGGATCTGCTGGTAAATACACCCCAGCTGAAATTACCCTTAGCAATGTAACAGATGATGGTTATATTATTCTAAATCCCGTAAATAGCATTTTGCTCACTCTAGAAGGTGGTAATGACAAAGCCCTAGAATATTATTGGAGACTTAGAAATGAAGGGTTTACAGATATTCCTAGCGGAACTATGATTTTTGATTATGACGGTACTGATGATCAAAATGCTGGAAATTTAACACCTGGAAGAGTGGTAAATGTTACACGAGAACAGCTAGACGGAAACGTAGATAAAAATAATAATAGAATAACGATTACAACTGCTTATACGCTGCTAGAAGGTGATTATACGGCTGCAAATAACAGTTTATTTAATGGAACTTTAAGAACTCTTTATGCAATTCAAAATGGAGTTTGGCATGATCCTGATACCTGGTCTGAAGCCCAGGGAGGTTCTCCAATTAATAATACTAATCAATTGCCAGGTCCGGGAGATATAGTGGTAATTGGAAGCACTACTGAAAACTTTTCTGTAGCCATAACAGACACTGATGCAAATGGGGATCCTATTGCTGCTTATGAGCCTATCAGTATTGCAAGACTTGCAATTTTAAGATATTCCAATGCTGAAAGCTCTTTGGTAACAATTAAAGAAAATGGTGATGTCCATGATTTTGGTATCCTTACCAATATCGATCCTGACAATCCTGTTACAAGTAATCATTCAAGTAAAATTATATTAACAGGAAATACGCTTCCTGCCGGGGATTTGGGTGAGTTCTTAACAGCCCCAAATACAATTTGGACTTATTCAAGAAGATTCCCAGGAACAAATACCACAATTATTGACCAAGATGATGTTAATCTCGGCAATACTGATTTTACAAGTTATACAGTAGGAAATACTATCACTGAGTATCCGAATTTACAATTTGAATATTCAAATCTAACGGGTGGTCAGATTACATTACCTGATGTTGATATTACAGTAAATGGTGATATTCGTTTTTTCAAAGGCCCAAATAGGATATTGTTAAATTCAAGTGGGGTTGATGGTGATGTATTTGTCAAAAGGAATATTAATTTTAATAATGGAGCAGTTTATGTGCAATTTCCTTTCACAGGCGCTAATGAAAGGCTGCTGACAGTAGAAGGCGATATTAATTTTTTGGGAAACAACGCCAATCCGACTCGCTTCGAAGTAATTGATGGTGTAAGTACTTTAAATCATAAGCTACGATTGCAAGGTAATATTATAAATCCGGGAAATAACTCCAACTTTATTTTCTTCAGAGCAACTAATAAAGCAACTGTAGATTTGGAGTTTTTTGGTGCAGGCAATTCTTCATTTGATTTAATGCCTAATATACCTGCTTTAAACAGGATCATAATGGATAAAGGTATTGATCAAAGCCTATCCACTACAATTTTCACCAATTTCACACTAGGGGGAGATGCTTCCGGAAGTTCAGATACCAAGCCGGTAGTGCTGGAAAATGGAACTTTGAATTTAAATAATGCTGCAATAAACATTGATTTAAATACAGGAGGTGATGATTTTCTTATACCTTCATCTGCAGGTTTAACATTAACACAAGGCCAGGCAAATGTGGGAGGAAATGATACAGGAATCTTATTAAATGGAGGACTTCAAATTTCAGGTGGAACCTTAGATATGAATGATGGTACGAATAACGGTAATAACTATATTGAGTATTCTCCAACGGGAAATGCATCATTAACCATTAATTCAGGAACTTTAACCGTAGGTTCTCAAATCAGGAGAAGTCTTATTACCAATACAGGTGTTTTAAATTACACTCAGACAGGAGGAACAGTACTGGTTGGAAACAATGCTGCTCCTGTAGCAAATAGAGGTGTTTTTGAAATAACGGGTGGTGTTGGTGATTTCACTCACACAGCGGGGAGTTTTACGGTATTAAGGCAGAACAGTGCCAATCCTTCCGTTGCTGCGCTCATTTTAAATCCTGCTACCAGTAACTTGACAGGATCAACGATTACTCTTGGAGATGTTGCTACACCTGCTTCACAAAATAATTTTGGTATCAATTCCAACATAGCTTTAAATGAACTTGTTATTAATGGAAATAATAATCCTACTATGAATTTGCAGGTAAGGCCTTTAACTATGAATGGTACCTTAACAGTAAATTCAGGAGCTACATTCGATGCTAATGGACGCAATTTGATCTTAAAAGGGGATTTTATGAATGAAGGGGCTTATTTAGGAACAAATAATACCACTTTTTTTAGCAATTTAACTGCAACGACCTATTCTGGCATTGGAACTGCCACCTTTAATAACCTCACAAAAAACCAAACTGGAATTGTTAATATTGGAAAAGAAATAACTGTAGATGGAACGCTTCATATAGGTGCTGGAACTTTTGCTGATAATGGAAATAGTATAAATGTTAGTGGAACGGTAATTAATGATGCAGTTCATACTAGTAGTGGTGGAAATGGTATCATTTTTAATGGAACAACTCAACAAGAGCTAAGGAGATCCGGCCAAGGAACCGGTACTTTTGGTATCGTAACCATAAATAATCCAGAAGGTGTTCAGATTCCTGATGGTAATGATTTCAGCTTTATTATCAATAATTCCTTACGACTTCAAGGTGGAGTGTTTGATATAGGAGGTAATCTGCTTACCCTTTCGGCCTCAGCAAATATTGAAGAGGTAAGTCCTTTCGGTATAAGTAATATGGTGGAAACTAATAGCTCCCTTTCTGATAATGGCTTAAGAAAGTTCTTGAATCCTATTAATAGCACCACAAATTTCACATTCCCAATTGGACAGAGTAAATATACTCCCGCCATATTTACTATAAACAATAGTAGTGCAGGGAGTATAACCGTTCGTCCTACCAACGAGATACATCCTGCAATTGTAGAAGATGTAGAAGCTCCAAATGATGAGATTACTGACCGCGAAAATGTCTTGCAATACTATTGGACGATTGAAGCCAATGGGATTTCAGGTTTTGACGCTTATGTTATGTTGAAATATAGATCTTCAGATATAGAGGTTACTTCACCTTATTCCGAAAATAATTATATTCCTGCTCGTGTTTTTGAATCTAATAACACCTGGGATAAGGCATTCAGCCAAGCTGCATTTGATGAAGCTAATCAAGAAATGACATTTCCTTTTTCAGGGGCTAATGATGCATTGATTACTGGTGATTACACGGCTGGGGTTAGTGTAGATAATTTAGATAACTCCTTAAACGGTGCTATTCCGAATGTAATAGAAGAATTTAGTACTGATGAGAGCGGTGGTGGAAACTTTGATGAATCGACAGCATGGTCAGAAGCAATACCGTTAGGAGGACCTCTGGGTGCTCAAATTACAATTAAGGCTGGTGATGTTCTTCGTTTGAATAATAATAGTGTAAGATTATTTAAAACAATAATTGAAGCAGGTGCAATTCTAGAGGTACCCGAAACTATTGGTCATCGACTTGGAATAGTGGAAGGGACAGGAACCTTACGATTAATTAGTGATGGAAATAGTGTTGTACTGCCTGCGGGATATTATGCCGATTTTTTCACTTGTGGTGGTGGTAGTCTCGAATATGCAGG harbors:
- a CDS encoding T9SS type A sorting domain-containing protein encodes the protein MKRFYTILTVISISLFSPIIVFSQAGPAGVDTNLQLWLRGDRGLVSSDGSVSEWQDQSGNANDFTQVTTTGQPSVFPSTPGLNGLTSLDFDGSDDFLSDEDGENYINGNSAFSLFIVIQSDISGTDNGFLRTSPNNNNDEFFSLRYDASGANGGGSNVLKAGVSNRNVETSSGRQSTAAQFLGLQWQAATDAEIYINDLEDSPATADNGTASATSPISGADFVYLGNGPKNFWNGKIAEVIFFTRKIDPLERILVQNYLSSKYNIAFSTASNDKYNGDEASQGDYDFGVIGLANDGINPKRSTAQADGLSLTENGTTLSNGDYIFAGYKLVNNVVNDSDLGGVTGLQARWFRDWYFDITDSDNSSRTDFTFDIEDAGFVTQDLSSASAADYILLFRSGTSGSWTEVSTASSFSNTNNSITFNNIDPQEGYYTLGTKNNETSSIGPNPPETWYSYKSGDWDDPNTWTLDGSNSPLLVNPGNNIPSTDDNVVITLGKTVNIQEGANSGQNNISINGIEVIGRLNLTSSTGHNFTTIKGNGRIRMQGDVSGIDNFPAGDASLFADANAGGTLEIYGSGIDLTTGRTFNNIDINMSTSTDIVTLLSDYTLNGSLTINQGDFRINNTSSTTRLSLLIKENVLVQSTASISVGTANAYDGGASYYDRWHKMDVQGDFTNNGSVRLTNLSIPDYANPAANGAVTLSFSALNNSTFFCGGTTDLYNLVLNKGTDDTYILTVNASDKSHFGLFGVNNNGFATTNPTALSNKALWLANGTLRLKGKTHIPSLTEGGNDFPIGGSARLWLDDPDVFVSATANESNSWTGFSHGAPITVNNGGGNQGLYLYGKLQVDAGKFLLGEAEAINFRDEASGQIIVNGGELEATQIAISSFATTGTYSFIQSGGVVRINERFRGGDNSRYSLHLADPNMVVNLSGGEIIIQDRTNLGGLTIDSDPNNISVTGGLLTIDDRNGINEIITINSTAPFYNFILKDQNVTLDNNFTIINDFTLNNNINGDADIFNTLDFNVTVGGDFVINSGATYNNGANSILTINGGNDATIEINTGATQSISNLTINKGPLNDLVVTNGAASALNIPGNFRLENGNFLLSTFNTEIAGNVYLADTVSSLTETGKLILNGSVLQTITSEQGVVHNLDLDNNANLSLAGGELVIRKTLSLINGVLDINQYRLRLAGPDASISVTNPGTTRMIETSGLSSDRGVALYADANEIITFPFGSAGKYTPAEITLSNVTDDGYIILNPVNSILLTLEGGNDKALEYYWRLRNEGFTDIPSGTMIFDYDGTDDQNAGNLTPGRVVNVTREQLDGNVDKNNNRITITTAYTLLEGDYTAANNSLFNGTLRTLYAIQNGVWHDPDTWSEAQGGSPINNTNQLPGPGDIVVIGSTTENFSVAITDTDANGDPIAAYEPISIARLAILRYSNAESSLVTIKENGDVHDFGILTNIDPDNPVTSNHSSKIILTGNTLPAGDLGEFLTAPNTIWTYSRRFPGTNTTIIDQDDVNLGNTDFTSYTVGNTITEYPNLQFEYSNLTGGQITLPDVDITVNGDIRFFKGPNRILLNSSGVDGDVFVKRNINFNNGAVYVQFPFTGANERLLTVEGDINFLGNNANPTRFEVIDGVSTLNHKLRLQGNIINPGNNSNFIFFRATNKATVDLEFFGAGNSSFDLMPNIPALNRIIMDKGIDQSLSTTIFTNFTLGGDASGSSDTKPVVLENGTLNLNNAAINIDLNTGGDDFLIPSSAGLTLTQGQANVGGNDTGILLNGGLQISGGTLDMNDGTNNGNNYIEYSPTGNASLTINSGTLTVGSQIRRSLITNTGVLNYTQTGGTVLVGNNAAPVANRGVFEITGGVGDFTHTAGSFTVLRQNSANPSVAALILNPATSNLTGSTITLGDVATPASQNNFGINSNIALNELVINGNNNPTMNLQVRPLTMNGTLTVNSGATFDANGRNLILKGDFMNEGAYLGTNNTTFFSNLTATTYSGIGTATFNNLTKNQTGIVNIGKEITVDGTLHIGAGTFADNGNSINVSGTVINDAVHTSSGGNGIIFNGTTQQELRRSGQGTGTFGIVTINNPEGVQIPDGNDFSFIINNSLRLQGGVFDIGGNLLTLSASANIEEVSPFGISNMVETNSSLSDNGLRKFLNPINSTTNFTFPIGQSKYTPAIFTINNSSAGSITVRPTNEIHPAIVEDVEAPNDEITDRENVLQYYWTIEANGISGFDAYVMLKYRSSDIEVTSPYSENNYIPARVFESNNTWDKAFSQAAFDEANQEMTFPFSGANDALITGDYTAGVSVDNLDNSLNGAIPNVIEEFSTDESGGGNFDESTAWSEAIPLGGPLGAQITIKAGDVLRLNNNSVRLFKTIIEAGAILEVPETIGHRLGIVEGTGTLRLISDGNSVVLPAGYYADFFTCGGGSLEYAGAGNYDVMGAINTVQNLTFSGSGNRILSNSNFTVCNDLTVSGPIVSNSDGVMVSVQRDMLVNSGGYNNGAGNLQIDRNMVVDGGTFNGGNGNNKTVVGNVNINSGILEIGNAGNFNIQGNLVRTGGAFNSGSSTSSVVMNGSSVQTISGDFTGTNDFYNLEINNGSGISQAGNLDLDRQLRLTNGIITTNGNDFTFDADASASPAKGSNASYINGRVKKILNSGSFTFPIGKGSRWGHASVIDPSASGFTWEAEYYNGDPGADPEVDNKTPSNTAVKKISGNEYWRISSGAAPAGTTARVGLSWDAASDVSSNEFERADLVVMAWNDGNGNWDDFGATAFNDLGSTEGSFQSSNSVSFTEKVITLGSTDPNNPLPVEFTFFIAENKFNRVELKWQTASEINNEFFEVQRSFDGKEYEAIGIVEGNGNSNQTIDYDFKDFAPLAGESYYRLRQVDYDGAFEYSEVVRVRRAQAADLIAVPNPTQSQNIHLRLLGFHGEQKVQVTIFDIQGRRHYQAIHNPSDLNKPLPINQNLNSGIYIVDVKQGNINKKVRLMVR